Sequence from the Primulina huaijiensis isolate GDHJ02 chromosome 16, ASM1229523v2, whole genome shotgun sequence genome:
CAAAACACAAcgtaaaaataataacaatgtCAATAATAAGAGCTGTAGAACGCACacgcgcgcgcacacacactAGACAATGCAAACGCCGATATATACGACATCAAATCCAAAACAATGTCTGCGGTCTTTATtcaattttcaacaaaattataaaatatagattGTGACGTAAATTTTCAATCAACTGATTTGAAGAAAGAGAGCCATTCCGATTTTGCttcaattcaaaaaatattataatgtacAATTCAAGGAagaagtaataatttcttcaaaaagaaaaggaaaaaaaattagattttttagAATTATGGTAAAAGATCTAAAAAAAAAgagctaaataaaatttaaaatataagcaATATTATCTcatttaaaagtttattaaCATAAATGTtgaatatatcatataatataacaattacGTATTttatatttccaaaaattatcatgtttttaaagtGAGATTAAATTGAGAATATTTCTTTTATgaaataatatgaaatattaaaatcctaaaatcgAAAGTGCTTAAATTGGTTTGATCATCGGTCCAGTTATGAAAACATTGATGCCGCATATTCATAATATCAAActcatataaattatatattaaagctAAACCCTTAAGTGATATATTTATGAAGCCTATTATTTTTCGATAaatcaaataatacatattaTTTAATGTTTAACATAGTTTAAGTATTTctatattaacattttttttcttttattcaaattaaattacttatacattattaaaaaaattattcatccGTTCGTTGTTgataaataaagatattaatTTATTCATGCACAAGACCTAAAATCCACACTTTGAGAGAGATGATAAAATCCATTTCATCCAAATTGAAAGTATACCAAACTCACCACAAAGTTCTGTCCCTTTTACATAAACCACAACATGGTGGTAGTAAGATATATAGAAAGAAACCAAACTTTACAGTGGTGATGCTCTCAACATAGATTGAGAAATGCCATTTACTAATGAAATATAGCAAAGAGAAGTGCTGTGTGGAGTGTAATATCCTCGGCTGTAAACTGTATTATGCAATGTTCAGCATGCAGCTTCACCGAGCTTCGGCATTTCCGCATCCTTTCGAATTCTATCAACAGAGGCAGTCCCAAGATGCAGAAGGATTTCATATGTTTCCCAAAATAGTTTTAGAAAAGCTTGAAACCTTTTCACATTACAAGAAACTATTTCGCTCTGCTGTCTGCTCCCGAAAGCCTTATTATTGAACAACATACATTGTTCAGCGCGAGTCAATGCGTCATATTCTCGAGCAATAAACTCAGAAGACAAACCATTTTCAAAAGCTCACCTATATAGCAAGAATGCCAAAGTTAAAGGTACTTGCTGGTTTCGTATCGGCTGATCATCAAGAATGATCACTGCTTCCAAATGACGAACCAAAACGTGTTTGGGAATCGCCAACAAGTTGGAGCTTAATGGTGTTGCTTTGAGACGAATAACAAACATCCACACATTCCACCAAATCATCGTCGCATGTTAGCAATACCCATTCAGCATCGTCGTCCAAATACTTGAGATGGTATCCTTGGGTGTCACCCACACCAAATCTTCTGCAAATTTCTTGGTATAGATCTTCGTAATCCCAAGAACTTTGGATCCGGAATCTGATTTTTTCCTCCCCAAAACTAACTTTTACCCGTGGACCAACTCTTTCTAGAGCTTTAATGCTGCCACCTACTTGTGTTGTGGGAGGGCTATCTTCTGGTTTAACAGTCACGTAAAAAGATGTCTGGCTTTGGGATCTTTGAAGGAGCTTGGGTTCATCACTTGATAGATGTAAATTTGCATCACTTCTGGCCCTCTTGAACATGTCATCGGTGTATTCATCCTCAAAGACCGATTCTTCGTTTCGCTGAATGCTCAAAGAAAATGATGTCGGTGGTGTTCCACTGTAACAAGATCCACTTGAGCCGGAACTTTGACTGCAAGAAGTAGAAGGTGACAGAGAGGTAGCAGCTGGAGGGCTTGAAAGGAAACTTTCAGGATGTACTCCCACAGGCTGCACATGATCGGTAAATTTGAAATTCGAAAAATGGGTATTTTTCGATGTATTTGGGGATGCCAGTTCAGGAAAGTTTGAGTAGAAAGATTCAATCTGCAAGACTCCAGATGCACCCTGGACAGAGTCGATCACACGTTGGATCTTTTGTAGGGAGTGGCCAACTTTCTTGATTTTTCGAGAAGGCCAACGCTGTATTCCATGCTGCCTGCATATCCTCTTCAAAGTTGTGGGGCAAACTGTATTGAGTAAAAAGGAAAGACTACAACATTAGACACTAATCTACAAAAAGAATTGTTCTTGGCACTCCACTTTGTCTAGCATACAATCCACTTTATGTGTAAAACTTATTGATAAAGTGGAGTGCAAACAATAATAAGTGTGGCGCAAATAACAATTCTCATTTACAAATATCATCATCTTTGATATAAAAAACGTAAGGAAAAACTACTCATCACTGTAAGTGAGGACAAATTTATGCTCACCACCAAGATTCCTCGCAGCATCTTTCAGGCTACCAGCAAAATGTTGCCGAAGAACTTGCAAGGTAATAGTTTTATCAGCTTTAGTACGTTTTTTCTCTTCGCTTCTCTTTTTGTAGAATGAACTACCATCGTCAGAAGTAGATGGTTTTGTTACAAATGTGACACCTTCTCTTGAATCAGAACCAGGTCCCTGGCTGAATCTCATTGCTGGAGACATTATCAATTTTTCATCTGGCAAAGTAAGATTTTCTTGTAACTCTTTGTCTGTGACAACTCGTAAAGTCCGGCAAACATTTCGTATTATATGAGACAAAGATGTGAGCATTTTCTTCTGTTCTTCTAAATCCTTGCAATCTATAGGCAAAAAGAACTCCAATACAAAGTCAGCAGAACCTGTGCAAATACTCCTAAGCCGTATAGCAACAGCGGCTTGTAGTCCGAACATTCTTGCGTGGTGAGAAAGAGGGTACTCAGTCTTACTAAACGAGGTAATATCAGGCAAGAAACAAGGCTGATTAGTTCTAAACGCTTTACCAACGATGCCTTGATCTTTCAACAAGTGGTGCTCGGAACAAGCTTCATGAAACCCCTGAATACGGGAATCGCCTATGTAACACGCAGAATCTACAGTGGAGACACAGTTTTCTAGGTTATCATCAGAATGACGACGTCCTCCTTTACCTTGCAAGATGCACGGGACCCATGTCTGAGCCAAAGGTAATCCATGTGTTTGGCAGGCAGATTGCAGAACTTCTAAAATTTCCGGTAGTGCAGTTTGGTAAGATAGATCACTTGTCTGAAAAAAAGAACCACAAATATCAGGGCCATATCAATAGGGGTCGAACTCGACAACTGTCTTCCCTCAGACaaaaagattttcaaatttcaaaatgttAAACTCTAAATTTCAGGAATCGCCCCTGATCgttaacaaatatatattatgtagCCATCTACCTTACGATTCTGAGCCGTAGGAACTTCAGAAGTCCTGAGATCAACAGCCTATACACAAGCAAATTATTTTCTTGTCAAACAatctaataaaaaaagaattctCTGTTGTAAGTTGAATATGCATCTAAGGATAACTTTGACTAACAGAAAGATTTTCAGCACTAATATCATACAAAAGCGACGTGAAGTTAAGTAATCGAATGTGAAATGTCTCGGATATGCAGTTTTCAGTAGCTATAGAACATGGATTCATGGAACATAGTATAATAATGCTTGGATGATGTACCAAGTGAATACAGAAAAGGCATAAAATCAAACCTCAAGAGCTTTGCAGACACTTTCTAGCTCCACTCCATATTTGTGCTTCCGTGTAGTCAAAACAACTTCGATAACACCCAAACAAGTTCGACTACCTTGTTCCATAACAGGAACTGCAAGAGTACCACAAATATCATATTTCTTTGCATCAGCAACTCTAGGATATTCGTCCCTCGTAAAGAACCGAACATCAGGAGTCCACTCAGGGATCTTATTCCGGAACACCCTACCAGGCAATCCAGCTTCTTTCGAATCTTCCTCGGTGGAAAATTGGTAACCCCTCGAAATCTCCCGGTATCGAGCAAGACTTGGGGAGTTGAGGTCGACGGAAACAAGTCTATCGTTTGTAGTCAGCACACGCTTGCCATCTCCATCTCTGTTTACAGGAACCCAAACTTGAATCAGCGCATCTTTATCCTTTGAGAAATCTTTTATATATCCAAGAGCCTGAATCAATCGGTCCGTTACGGATGTCAAAGGTCTAGGTCCGATCCACAATCTTTTTCTTGATTCAGAACCTTCAACCGCATAGTTTTCGGGCTGACAGAGAGAACCAAGGGCATCTTGAGCTTGACATATGGATACATTATCGGAGAACGATGATCTCTGTCTCTCTTCTTTCGAAGAGACCCCGCCATATTCGACAGTATTCGCTTCTAGATTCGACCATAGAAACGAAGGTTCAAAGGGTGAAATGGGAGTCGAAGCATCAAAATTCAGGAATTCCGATCCATGTGTTTCTAACCAACATCCTTCTAACAATAATTGGTCCATGTAATCCAGATCCATGAAAAAATCAGATGGAGCAGCACCAAATACCGAATTAAGGGGAGGtacattttcttccattgcCCAATCTTCCCACACAATCACAACTGCATATCATATCCCATGTTCAACAAAATTAGCCTCCACCATAAGTAAATCCAGACAACAAATGaccaaaaaaaatacaattagataacaatcaaatcaatcGAATGACCCTCTAAAGGTGTGCTCAGACATAGAACATAGGATGTGAGAAACACAAGTACAACTAACTAACTTTCAGAAGATTCTTTACAAGTGTCAAAAGACATGACTCCATCCACCAAGATTCTTGTTCCCaccattaaaaaaacaaacaaacaaaaggGTTTCAAAAAATAGAGAGAGaccttcacaaacaagacttcAAAAGAATTATAGCCAATCCCAGAAGACAAAACCCACAAAAATGGCAAGAAAAACACCAAAAAAAGGAAACATAAGACAGAGAGAATTTGAAGAGCAACTCACTGTGTGCCAAGATTCAAAGGATATTCCAACGGtggttttggttttggttttggttttggttttatttCCCAAATCCAACCCCCcaataattgaaataaatatattaaatttcgTACACTCAAGAAAACTTGTGGTGGCCGCCCGTGATGCAGGAATCTCAGCAACACATGTAAGCTGGTAGGGTCTCAACTCTGAAAATTGGTTCTTGTATGtactaacaaaaaaattttccCAACTTTATTTTTGAACCATGAAAGAAACCAAAGCACGAAGAAACATCGCAAACCAAGTCCCCCCCGTGTCTCTCTCTCTCCCTCAGCTGAAATacatacacatacatatatataatattacctGTACACAGCAGTTCTCAGCTGATGCTTTGGATCAATCGGCACAAGCACGTAATACTccataaaatgataaatattattGCTTCAGttgaaaatattattcaatttgtactataaatataaatttaatcaagaTTCTTGTAACATTCAAGGGCCCCACCACAACCCCCCGAAGGAATCCAGCTACGGTCAACTAGAAGAAATTAATGTATGAGTGCAAATAGAGGACTAAGTcattggatttttattttattttatttattttttttgatcaAACTGCAGTTCttccttttaatttttaacagtGAGTCTCATATGATACCATCTCACGGATCATAAtatatgagacgggtcaactcttacaaaatacgacccgtgagacagtctcacacaagtttttgccaacttTTAAATGGGTTATTTGGTTTTGGTCTGATCATACAGTATTGAATAATAAAATctgtattttttaatattttattttattttatttttctaaataaattcttttattgtATTGAAatagaattttattttgtacTACACATtcccttttcataattttttttaaaaaaatgaatcaaaCTCAATGATAGTTGAAATTTTAGGCAATTTTGCGAATGAGACATCTAAAAGTCGAAGTTCATTACCTCGTAAGTAACTAATTGcataaatatttgattgtcTAACCTCGTAAAGATTTTCGTAGATTTTAACTTCAAAAGATCGAGTTCTTTGATATAATAACGCGAAGGTCGTATCCATAAGACTTATTTTAtggataaaaaaacaaaattaataaaccATTTGATTAGTCTAGGTACTCAAACAATGATCCGAGACAAACTACTCGAGCGCGACTCGATTTCTCAACACCCTAATTGATATTGTTTGTAATTATTGATATGGATTGGAGGGATCCAAgataaaataaacaataaaggAGGAGTAAACCAAGgaaagaaaatttattataatgcaagttgtaaattaaattaaaattaataattgtgtAAATTTGGTGGGCTTTGTACTTTAATGACTTTGCTTCTTCccatttcattaaaatattttgtatgcttttttttaatacatattttaatgATGATGTCATCACATCAACTGGaagaaataatattaatataatgtaatataaaaattataatactaTATGCAAATAataatgtataaaaaaatttaaacaaataataatgtATAACTTTCTTGTGCGCTTGGTGTTGTAATCCACTGTACTTTTTTTTGTCTCGATGGGTAAAGAACCAAGCTAAAGTGAGAAAAATCATGTATAATGCATATCCAAATCTTGATAAATATGTCCTAGATTTATCTCGACCAAAgtaatatcaaatttaatatattcatTCTAATATATAAATCGAGTAAACATTGGCTGACTTCATTCTATCCCGAGGATAGGTCCAACGACTATCATCGTTCCATTTTTTATATAGGAGAGTCGAAAATCGACTACAATTACATAAAATGTGATATCATTAGATATGTAACGGACGAATCTATTCACATTAACAATTCTATGATATCAAATATTGCACAAATCTTTAGTAAATATAATTGAGGAATAGGTGTCTTGTgcgacggtctcacgaatatttatctgtgagcaGGGGCGGAGCTATAAGTTCCATTCCCCGGGCTTTAGCCCGGgtggtctaatttttttttttaaatgtatatgtaaattttgtataattttggaa
This genomic interval carries:
- the LOC140961211 gene encoding protein NLP5-like isoform X2 → MEENVPPLNSVFGAAPSDFFMDLDYMDQLLLEGCWLETHGSEFLNFDASTPISPFEPSFLWSNLEANTVEYGGVSSKEERQRSSFSDNVSICQAQDALGSLCQPENYAVEGSESRKRLWIGPRPLTSVTDRLIQALGYIKDFSKDKDALIQVWVPVNRDGDGKRVLTTNDRLVSVDLNSPSLARYREISRGYQFSTEEDSKEAGLPGRVFRNKIPEWTPDVRFFTRDEYPRVADAKKYDICGTLAVPVMEQGSRTCLGVIEVVLTTRKHKYGVELESVCKALEAVDLRTSEVPTAQNRKTSDLSYQTALPEILEVLQSACQTHGLPLAQTWVPCILQGKGGRRHSDDNLENCVSTVDSACYIGDSRIQGFHEACSEHHLLKDQGIVGKAFRTNQPCFLPDITSFSKTEYPLSHHARMFGLQAAVAIRLRSICTGSADFVLEFFLPIDCKDLEEQKKMLTSLSHIIRNVCRTLRVVTDKELQENLTLPDEKLIMSPAMRFSQGPGSDSREGVTFVTKPSTSDDGSSFYKKRSEEKKRTKADKTITLQVLRQHFAGSLKDAARNLGVCPTTLKRICRQHGIQRWPSRKIKKVGHSLQKIQRVIDSVQGASGVLQIESFYSNFPELASPNTSKNTHFSNFKFTDHVQPVGVHPESFLSSPPAATSLSPSTSCSQSSGSSGSCYSGTPPTSFSLSIQRNEESVFEDEYTDDMFKRARSDANLHLSSDEPKLLQRSQSQTSFYVTVKPEDSPPTTQVGGSIKALERVGPRVKVSFGEEKIRFRIQSSWDYEDLYQEICRRFGVGDTQGYHLKYLDDDAEWVLLTCDDDLVECVDVCYSSQSNTIKLQLVGDSQTRFGSSFGSSDHS
- the LOC140961211 gene encoding protein NLP5-like isoform X1; translation: MVGTRILVDGVMSFDTCKESSEIVIVWEDWAMEENVPPLNSVFGAAPSDFFMDLDYMDQLLLEGCWLETHGSEFLNFDASTPISPFEPSFLWSNLEANTVEYGGVSSKEERQRSSFSDNVSICQAQDALGSLCQPENYAVEGSESRKRLWIGPRPLTSVTDRLIQALGYIKDFSKDKDALIQVWVPVNRDGDGKRVLTTNDRLVSVDLNSPSLARYREISRGYQFSTEEDSKEAGLPGRVFRNKIPEWTPDVRFFTRDEYPRVADAKKYDICGTLAVPVMEQGSRTCLGVIEVVLTTRKHKYGVELESVCKALEAVDLRTSEVPTAQNRKTSDLSYQTALPEILEVLQSACQTHGLPLAQTWVPCILQGKGGRRHSDDNLENCVSTVDSACYIGDSRIQGFHEACSEHHLLKDQGIVGKAFRTNQPCFLPDITSFSKTEYPLSHHARMFGLQAAVAIRLRSICTGSADFVLEFFLPIDCKDLEEQKKMLTSLSHIIRNVCRTLRVVTDKELQENLTLPDEKLIMSPAMRFSQGPGSDSREGVTFVTKPSTSDDGSSFYKKRSEEKKRTKADKTITLQVLRQHFAGSLKDAARNLGVCPTTLKRICRQHGIQRWPSRKIKKVGHSLQKIQRVIDSVQGASGVLQIESFYSNFPELASPNTSKNTHFSNFKFTDHVQPVGVHPESFLSSPPAATSLSPSTSCSQSSGSSGSCYSGTPPTSFSLSIQRNEESVFEDEYTDDMFKRARSDANLHLSSDEPKLLQRSQSQTSFYVTVKPEDSPPTTQVGGSIKALERVGPRVKVSFGEEKIRFRIQSSWDYEDLYQEICRRFGVGDTQGYHLKYLDDDAEWVLLTCDDDLVECVDVCYSSQSNTIKLQLVGDSQTRFGSSFGSSDHS